The region TGGTGATCACGGACTTGCCGGCGACCTCGAAGAACTCCGAGGCCCACGCCACCGCCCATTGCTCGGTGCGCTCGCCGCCGACCACCTCGACCAAAGGGATGAGGTACGGCGGGTTGAACGGGTGCCCCACCACCAGCCGCTGCGGTGTCGGGCAGTCCACCTGCATCTCGGTCATGCCGTATCCCGAGGTGGAGGATGAGATCACGACGCCCACCGGGGTCGCCGCGTCGATGCGGGCCAGCAGGTCGCGCTTGAGCGCCAGGTCTTCCGGCGCGCTCTCTTGCACGAATTCGGCATCGGCGACGGCGTCTTCCAGCGTCGCGGCGATGACGAGGTTCTGGCCGGAGGCACCCGCGGCCAGCCCGAGTTCGGCCAGGGCGGGCCACGCGGCGTCGACCAGCCGGCGCAGCTTCGCCTCGAAGTCCGGCGCCGGATCCCAGGCGGTCACCCGGTAGCCGCGCGCCAGGAAGTGCGCGACCCAACCGCCGCCGATGACACCGGTACCGATGCAGGCGACCCGCCGAACCATCGCGGGGGAGGGGATGTGCTCGTTCACTTTGCGGAGTTCCCTTCGGGGCAACGCTTCTTCAGGCCGAGCTGTTCGCGGGCCTGGTCGGGGGAGGCCACCGGTATGCCCATGCCCTCGACGATCGTCACCGCGCGCTCGACGAGCTGCCCGTTGGTGGCCTTGACGCCCTTGCGCAGGTACAGGTTGTCCTCCAACCCGACGCGGACGTTGCCGCCCAGCGCCGCGGTCAGGCCGACCCAACGCAGCTGGTCGCGGCCGATGGCGAAGCTGGCCCAGTTCGCGCCGCCCGGCAGCATCGTCACCATCGCCTGCAGCAGGCCCGGATTCGGCGGGGCACCCCACGGGATGCCCGCGCACAGCTGGAACAGCGGCGGGGCGTCGATCAGCCCCTCCTCGATCAGCTTGGTGGCGAACCACAGGTTGCCGGTGTCGAAGATCTCCAGCTCCGGCTTGACGCCCAACTCCTGGATCCGTCTGGCGCCGGCCCGCAACATGTCCGGCGTGGAGATGTAGAGCTGGCTGCCCTCGCCGAAGTTCAGGGAACCGCAGTCCAGCGTGCAGATGTCCGGGAGCAGTTCCTCGACGTGTGGCAACCGGTCCAGGCCGTTGACCAGGTCGGTGCCGTCGACCGGCTTGAGCGGGTCCTCCTGGTCGATGATCAGGTCACCGCCCATCCCGGCGGTCAGGTTGATGACCACGTCGACGCCGGTTTCCTTGATCCGCTCGACCACCTCGCGGTAGAGCGACACCTCGCGGGAGCCCTGCCCGGTCTCGACGTTGCGGACGTGGATGTGCACGACGGCCGCGCCGGCTTCGGCGGCCTCCACTGCGGACTTGGCGATCTGTTCCGGGGTGACCGGAACGAACTCGCTCTTGCCGGTGGTGTCACCGGCTCCGGTGAGCGCGGCGGTGACGATCACTTCGTTGCCCATCGGGCACTCCTCTCGTGAGGTGCGTCTGATCGCCTGGGCGCACCGGATTCCGCGCCCAGGTGGCTTGGGGTCGCCGGTCAGTGCCGGACGATCTCGCGTTCGACGAACTCACGCAGCACCCGGCGCATCCGCTCCACCGACCGGCCGGGACGTCCGGTGAGCACCTGGATGCCCAGCCCGTCGATCAGCGCGGTCAGCGTCACCGTGAGTTCTTCGGCGTCGGTCTCGGCGAACACGCCCTGCCGCTGGCCCTGCCGGATGGTGCGAGCGATCGTCTCGTGCCAGCGGGTGTAGGAATCGCTGTGCAGCACCTGCAGATCGGGGTTGAGGGCGCTCTCGTTCCACACCTGTAACCAGATCGACCACTCCGAGCGCAACAGTCCGGGAGTGGGCAGCTGCAGCTCGACCAACCGCAGCAAGCGTTCGTGGGCGCCGTCGATGGTGTGCAGTTCGGCGACCTGCCGGTCGAAGGCCAACCGCACCGAGTACCGCAGGGTCTCGGTGAGCAGGTCGTTGCGGCCGGGGAAGTAGTAGTGGATCGTCGCGGCGCTTGTGCCGCAGGCCTTGGCGACGTCGGCGACCCGCACCGAGTGGTAACCGCGCTCGGCGATCAGCTTCCAGGCGGCATCGAGGATCTGCTGGTAGCGGCCCGCTTCGCGGAAATCGGCCGGTTCGCGCTCGGGGCGCGCGGTGCGTTGCGGCGCGGCGGCCACGGTCTCGAACTCGTCGTCGCCGTTGATCAGCCAGTTCACCGTGACATTGGTGAGCTCGGCGATTCGGGTGAGTTCGACCGGCG is a window of Saccharopolyspora phatthalungensis DNA encoding:
- a CDS encoding 3-hydroxyacyl-CoA dehydrogenase NAD-binding domain-containing protein, which gives rise to MVRRVACIGTGVIGGGWVAHFLARGYRVTAWDPAPDFEAKLRRLVDAAWPALAELGLAAGASGQNLVIAATLEDAVADAEFVQESAPEDLALKRDLLARIDAATPVGVVISSSTSGYGMTEMQVDCPTPQRLVVGHPFNPPYLIPLVEVVGGERTEQWAVAWASEFFEVAGKSVITMQREVPGFIANRLQEAIWREALHMVANGEATPAQIDASITEGPGLRWPLLGPCLTFHLAGGEGGMAHMLDHFGPSLKSPWTRLAAPELTDELRDAMIKGCEEAAGGRSIAELVAERDRAVIAVMRAIDGVRNGKP
- a CDS encoding 3-keto-5-aminohexanoate cleavage protein, which encodes MGNEVIVTAALTGAGDTTGKSEFVPVTPEQIAKSAVEAAEAGAAVVHIHVRNVETGQGSREVSLYREVVERIKETGVDVVINLTAGMGGDLIIDQEDPLKPVDGTDLVNGLDRLPHVEELLPDICTLDCGSLNFGEGSQLYISTPDMLRAGARRIQELGVKPELEIFDTGNLWFATKLIEEGLIDAPPLFQLCAGIPWGAPPNPGLLQAMVTMLPGGANWASFAIGRDQLRWVGLTAALGGNVRVGLEDNLYLRKGVKATNGQLVERAVTIVEGMGIPVASPDQAREQLGLKKRCPEGNSAK
- a CDS encoding TetR family transcriptional regulator C-terminal domain-containing protein yields the protein MQDTTAALRQRVRDVLRKHPGSQRAFAERIGLDPTKLSKSLSGARRFTPVELTRIAELTNVTVNWLINGDDEFETVAAAPQRTARPEREPADFREAGRYQQILDAAWKLIAERGYHSVRVADVAKACGTSAATIHYYFPGRNDLLTETLRYSVRLAFDRQVAELHTIDGAHERLLRLVELQLPTPGLLRSEWSIWLQVWNESALNPDLQVLHSDSYTRWHETIARTIRQGQRQGVFAETDAEELTVTLTALIDGLGIQVLTGRPGRSVERMRRVLREFVEREIVRH